A single genomic interval of Amblyomma americanum isolate KBUSLIRL-KWMA chromosome 11, ASM5285725v1, whole genome shotgun sequence harbors:
- the LOC144110086 gene encoding uncharacterized protein LOC144110086 isoform X3 encodes MEQQRSMMLSRAMSQRSVVIRPATQETGGMIQYLLTIVFLLCVFWAIVGVLLYMYRKPKPNPDSPTENGPCPGTVDGEKPALLTGKTIYCSVQHEKAINLSVFVPEGVCHVFVALGLTQSNGSVLEGNAVSVERLRAVDRTPEAYVSVGYRVLVSKKDAFKDSLKDFMDRYPAPWSDRFQGIEVRGVPLADYQNDATMDTLNTAIADVKAGVTKVQKVIATLTLPIISGLPTTIAESAKLTNVDKVIAQTHYIPDPASCNVRPANSFALMEQAKNSMAAWKNKPCPSMLLGSLRYREADKENKPAGSCDVKTFCEATAGRDMGCLYVDRIELDDAQCKCQNTRQFPLLTNVRTGME; translated from the exons ATGGAGCAGCAACGGTCCATGATGCTTTCGCGCGCCATGTCGCAGCGCTCCGTGGTCATCCGCCCGGC GACCCAGGAGACGGGTGGCATGATCCAATACCTGCTCACCATCGTATTCCTCCTCTGCGTGTTCTGGGCAATCGTCGGAGTCCTCCTCTACATGTACCGAAAGCCGA AGCCCAATCCAGACAGCCCGACGGAGAACGGTCCAT GCCCTGGCACAGTGGATGGTGAGAAGCCTG CGCTGCTCACCGGCAAGACCATCTACTGCTCGGTGCAACACGAAAAGGCCATCAACCTGTCGGTGTTTGTCCCCGAAGGCGTCTGCCACGTCTTTGTGGCGCTCGGTCTGACGCAGTCCAACGGTTCCGTCTTGGAAG GCAACGCAGTCAGCGTGGAGCGGCTGCGCGCCGTCGACCGCACTCCGGAGGCGTATGTGTCGGTGGGCTACCGCGTTCTAGTAAGCAAGAAAGACGCGTTCAAGGATAGCCTCAAGGACTTCATGGACCGGTACCCGGCTCCGTGGTCCGACCGCTTCCAGGGCATCGAGGTACGCGGTGTGCCGCTCGCGGACTACCAGAACGACGCCACCATGGACACCCTCAACACCGCCATCGCG GACGTCAAGGCAGGCGTCACCAAAGTCCAGAAGGTGATCGCCACCCTGACTCTACCGATAATTTCCGGGCTGCCCACAACCATAGCCGAATCGGCAAAACTCAC CAACGTCGACAAAGTGATCGCGCAGACCCACTACATACCCGATCCCGCAAGCTGCAATGTCCGCCCAGCCAACTCTTTCGCCTTGATG GAGCAGGCCAAGAACTCCATGGCCGCCTGGAAAAATAAGCCGTGCCCTTCCATGCTGCTGGGGTCTCTCCGCTACAGAGAAGCCGACAAGGAAAATAAGCCAGCGGGAAGTTGCGATGTGAAGACTTTCTGTGAG GCGACGGCAGGCCGAGACATGGGCTGCCTGTACGTGGACCGCATCGAGCTGGACGATGCACAGTGCAAGTGCCAAAATACTCGGCAGTTTCCGCTGCTCACCAATGTCCGCACGGGCATGGAGTGA
- the LOC144110086 gene encoding uncharacterized protein LOC144110086 isoform X1 — MEQQRSMMLSRAMSQRSVVIRPATQETGGMIQYLLTIVFLLCVFWAIVGVLLYMYRKPKPNPDSPTENGPCPGTVDGEKPALLTGKTIYCSVQHEKAINLSVFVPEGVCHVFVALGLTQSNGSVLEGNAVSVERLRAVDRTPEAYVSVGYRVLVSKKDAFKDSLKDFMDRYPAPWSDRFQGIEVRGVPLADYQNDATMDTLNTAIADVKAGVTKVQKVIATLTLPIISGLPTTIAESAKLTNVDKVIAQTHYIPDPASCNVRPANSFALMEQAKNSMAAWKNKPCPSMLLGSLRYREADKENKPAGSCDVKTFCEADQASEIVHETLNKESALRKKSLRDWFIYDTPNKIRIKATAGRDMGCLYVDRIELDDAQCKCQNTRQFPLLTNVRTGME, encoded by the exons ATGGAGCAGCAACGGTCCATGATGCTTTCGCGCGCCATGTCGCAGCGCTCCGTGGTCATCCGCCCGGC GACCCAGGAGACGGGTGGCATGATCCAATACCTGCTCACCATCGTATTCCTCCTCTGCGTGTTCTGGGCAATCGTCGGAGTCCTCCTCTACATGTACCGAAAGCCGA AGCCCAATCCAGACAGCCCGACGGAGAACGGTCCAT GCCCTGGCACAGTGGATGGTGAGAAGCCTG CGCTGCTCACCGGCAAGACCATCTACTGCTCGGTGCAACACGAAAAGGCCATCAACCTGTCGGTGTTTGTCCCCGAAGGCGTCTGCCACGTCTTTGTGGCGCTCGGTCTGACGCAGTCCAACGGTTCCGTCTTGGAAG GCAACGCAGTCAGCGTGGAGCGGCTGCGCGCCGTCGACCGCACTCCGGAGGCGTATGTGTCGGTGGGCTACCGCGTTCTAGTAAGCAAGAAAGACGCGTTCAAGGATAGCCTCAAGGACTTCATGGACCGGTACCCGGCTCCGTGGTCCGACCGCTTCCAGGGCATCGAGGTACGCGGTGTGCCGCTCGCGGACTACCAGAACGACGCCACCATGGACACCCTCAACACCGCCATCGCG GACGTCAAGGCAGGCGTCACCAAAGTCCAGAAGGTGATCGCCACCCTGACTCTACCGATAATTTCCGGGCTGCCCACAACCATAGCCGAATCGGCAAAACTCAC CAACGTCGACAAAGTGATCGCGCAGACCCACTACATACCCGATCCCGCAAGCTGCAATGTCCGCCCAGCCAACTCTTTCGCCTTGATG GAGCAGGCCAAGAACTCCATGGCCGCCTGGAAAAATAAGCCGTGCCCTTCCATGCTGCTGGGGTCTCTCCGCTACAGAGAAGCCGACAAGGAAAATAAGCCAGCGGGAAGTTGCGATGTGAAGACTTTCTGTGAG GCTGACCAGGCCTCTGAAATTGTCCACGAAACCCTGAACAAAGAATCGGCACTTCGGAAGAAGTCATTGCGTGACTGGTTCATCTACGACACGCCCAACAAAATAAGGATCAAG GCGACGGCAGGCCGAGACATGGGCTGCCTGTACGTGGACCGCATCGAGCTGGACGATGCACAGTGCAAGTGCCAAAATACTCGGCAGTTTCCGCTGCTCACCAATGTCCGCACGGGCATGGAGTGA
- the LOC144110086 gene encoding uncharacterized protein LOC144110086 isoform X2, translated as MEQQRSMMLSRAMSQRSVVIRPATQETGGMIQYLLTIVFLLCVFWAIVGVLLYMYRKPSPGTVDGEKPALLTGKTIYCSVQHEKAINLSVFVPEGVCHVFVALGLTQSNGSVLEGNAVSVERLRAVDRTPEAYVSVGYRVLVSKKDAFKDSLKDFMDRYPAPWSDRFQGIEVRGVPLADYQNDATMDTLNTAIADVKAGVTKVQKVIATLTLPIISGLPTTIAESAKLTNVDKVIAQTHYIPDPASCNVRPANSFALMEQAKNSMAAWKNKPCPSMLLGSLRYREADKENKPAGSCDVKTFCEADQASEIVHETLNKESALRKKSLRDWFIYDTPNKIRIKATAGRDMGCLYVDRIELDDAQCKCQNTRQFPLLTNVRTGME; from the exons ATGGAGCAGCAACGGTCCATGATGCTTTCGCGCGCCATGTCGCAGCGCTCCGTGGTCATCCGCCCGGC GACCCAGGAGACGGGTGGCATGATCCAATACCTGCTCACCATCGTATTCCTCCTCTGCGTGTTCTGGGCAATCGTCGGAGTCCTCCTCTACATGTACCGAAAGCCGA GCCCTGGCACAGTGGATGGTGAGAAGCCTG CGCTGCTCACCGGCAAGACCATCTACTGCTCGGTGCAACACGAAAAGGCCATCAACCTGTCGGTGTTTGTCCCCGAAGGCGTCTGCCACGTCTTTGTGGCGCTCGGTCTGACGCAGTCCAACGGTTCCGTCTTGGAAG GCAACGCAGTCAGCGTGGAGCGGCTGCGCGCCGTCGACCGCACTCCGGAGGCGTATGTGTCGGTGGGCTACCGCGTTCTAGTAAGCAAGAAAGACGCGTTCAAGGATAGCCTCAAGGACTTCATGGACCGGTACCCGGCTCCGTGGTCCGACCGCTTCCAGGGCATCGAGGTACGCGGTGTGCCGCTCGCGGACTACCAGAACGACGCCACCATGGACACCCTCAACACCGCCATCGCG GACGTCAAGGCAGGCGTCACCAAAGTCCAGAAGGTGATCGCCACCCTGACTCTACCGATAATTTCCGGGCTGCCCACAACCATAGCCGAATCGGCAAAACTCAC CAACGTCGACAAAGTGATCGCGCAGACCCACTACATACCCGATCCCGCAAGCTGCAATGTCCGCCCAGCCAACTCTTTCGCCTTGATG GAGCAGGCCAAGAACTCCATGGCCGCCTGGAAAAATAAGCCGTGCCCTTCCATGCTGCTGGGGTCTCTCCGCTACAGAGAAGCCGACAAGGAAAATAAGCCAGCGGGAAGTTGCGATGTGAAGACTTTCTGTGAG GCTGACCAGGCCTCTGAAATTGTCCACGAAACCCTGAACAAAGAATCGGCACTTCGGAAGAAGTCATTGCGTGACTGGTTCATCTACGACACGCCCAACAAAATAAGGATCAAG GCGACGGCAGGCCGAGACATGGGCTGCCTGTACGTGGACCGCATCGAGCTGGACGATGCACAGTGCAAGTGCCAAAATACTCGGCAGTTTCCGCTGCTCACCAATGTCCGCACGGGCATGGAGTGA